The following proteins come from a genomic window of Sesamum indicum cultivar Zhongzhi No. 13 linkage group LG10, S_indicum_v1.0, whole genome shotgun sequence:
- the LOC105172216 gene encoding probable 3-hydroxyisobutyryl-CoA hydrolase 3 isoform X2: MISQMKRALEEYEVDDTIKLIILKGQGKAFCAGGDVVRFVQLVSEGHWSLAARFYQKQLLLDYLIATYNKPLVVLMNGVVMGGGAGLSMNASFRVVTENTVFAMPEASIGHFPDVGASYFLSRLSGHFGEYLGLTGAKISGSEMLKCGLATHFVFSKDIKSLEAELSKTAHDDVSTIPSTLEKFIHKSNLEQDSAWTRLDIINKCFSKKSVEDILTSLETEVVRCGDKWMANAINSMKRASPTSLKICLKSIREGRSSTLEECLRRDYIVSRHMVRRTFNNDFFEGSRAMFFDKDKRPQWNPSRLENVGDEFVKKFFSDVDNDDDWDCLALPNRKIRKIKTSKL, encoded by the exons GGACAAGGGAAGGCATTCTGTGCTGGTGGAGATGTTGTTAGATTTGTTCAACTCGTTTCGGAAG gacATTGGAGCTTGGCTGCCAGATTTTACCAGAAACAACTTTTGTTGGATTATCTGATTGCAACATACAATAAACCATTG GTTGTGCTGATGAATGGCGTGGTTATGGGAGGAGGTGCAGGGCTATCCATGAATGCAAGCTTCCGAGTCGTCACAGAGAACACT GTGTTTGCAATGCCGGAGGCCTCGATAGGACATTTCCCTGATGTTGGTGCTTCATATTTCCTATCCCGATTGTCTGGACATTTTG GTGAATATTTAGGACTAACTGGCGCAAAAATAAGTGGGAGTGAAATGTTGAAATGTGGTTTGGCAACTCATTTTGTATTTTCCAAG GATATTAAATCTCTGGAAGCCGAGCTAAGCAAGACAGCGCATGATGATGTGTCAACAATTCCTAGTAcacttgaaaaatttattcacaaatcaaatttggaaCAAGACAGCGCATGGACGAG GttggatattattaataaatgctTTTCGAAGAAGTCCGTTGAAGACATATTAACATCTCTT GAAACTGAAGTTGTGCGTTGCGGAGACAAGTGGATGGCCAATGCAATCAATTCCATGAAACGTGCTTCTCCAACAAGTCTTAAGATTTGCCTAAAATCT ATCAGAGAGGGACGAAGCTCAACACTGGAAGAATGTCTGAGACGTGACTATATCGTTTCTCGTCACATGGTACGAAGAACATTCAACAACGATTTTTTTGAG GGGTCGAGGGCAATGTTCTTTGATAAAGATAAAAGACCGCAG tGGAACCCTTCGAGATTGGAAAACGTTGGTGACGAGTTCGTGAAGAAGTTCTTCAGTGACGTcgataatgatgatgattggGATTGTTTGGCACTcccaaatagaaaaatcagaaaaataaaaacttctAAACTATGA